The following coding sequences are from one Amphiprion ocellaris isolate individual 3 ecotype Okinawa chromosome 19, ASM2253959v1, whole genome shotgun sequence window:
- the s1pr2 gene encoding LOW QUALITY PROTEIN: sphingosine 1-phosphate receptor 2 (The sequence of the model RefSeq protein was modified relative to this genomic sequence to represent the inferred CDS: inserted 2 bases in 1 codon), with protein MNLCRKAAVLCHXVTMKSKYSEYYNRSLIHSYYAYAKNMTTQEMDKHIENKKQLTTLNIVIVVLCTIIILENLLVLIAVCRNKKFHSAMFFFIGNLAFSDLLAGSAYIANIFLSGSRTFKLVPVQWFIREGTVFIALAASVFSLLAIALERYIAITKVKVYGSTKTCRMFLLIGACWVTSILLGGLPIIGWNCIYNLPECSAVLPLYSKKYILFVVTIFSLILLSIVILYVKIYLIVRSSHQEATNSQAYSLLKTVTIVLGVFIMCWLPAFTILLLDSSCRIQFCPILSKADIFFGFATLNSALNPVIYTLRSKDMRKEFLRVLCCWGVLQSGRPSDRCLVPLKSSSSLEHCTNKHEHQTTPIMQNCTTCV; from the exons ATGAATCTTTGCCGTAAAGCCGCTGTGCTCTGCCA CGTCACCATGAAAAGCAAGTATTCTGAATACTACAATCGGAGTTTGATCCACTCCTACTATGCCTACGCCAAGAACATGACCACTCAGGAGATGGATAAACACATTGAGAATAAAAAACAGCTCACCACCCTCAACATTGTCATTGTGGTCCTCTGCACCATCATCATCCTTGAGAATCTGCTGGTCCTGATTGCCGTCTGCCGCAACAAGAAGTTCCActctgccatgtttttcttCATAGGCAACTTGGCATTCTCTGACCTGCTGGCCGGCTCGGCCTACATAGCCAATATTTTTCTATCAGGGTCAAGGACCTTTAAACTGGTGCCTGTACAATGGTTCATCAGGGAAGGCACAGTGTTTATTGCGTTGGCAGCTTCAGTCTTCAGCTTGCTGGCGATAGCATTAGAGCGCTATATTGCTATCACCAAAGTCAAGGTGTACGGCTCCACCAAAACATGCCGCATGTTTCTCCTGATTGGAGCTTGTTGGGTCACCTCCATTCTGCTCGGAGGGCTTCCCATCATCGGCTGGAACTGCATCTACAACCTCCCTGAATGCTCAGCCGTACTGCCTCTCTACTCAAAGAAATACATCCTCTTTGTTGTCACCATTTTCAGCCTGATACTGCTCTCTATTGTCATACTCTATGTGAAGATCTATTTGATTGTACGCTCCAGCCACCAGGAAGCGACCAACTCACAAGCCTATTCCCTTTTGAAAACAGTCACAATAGTGCTGGGGGTATTCATCATGTGCTGGCTGCCAGCTTTTACCATTCTACTCCTAGATTCATCCTGCAGGATACAATTCTGCCCCATCCTCTCCAAAGCAGACATCTTTTTTGGCTTTGCCACTCTGAACTCGGCACTTAACCCAGTGATATACACGCTGCGCAGCAAGGACATGAGAAAGGAGTTCCTGCGTGTGTTGTGCTGCTGGGGGGTGCTGCAAAGTGGGCGGCCTTCTGACCGTTGCCTGGTCCCTCTAAAGAGCTCCAGCTCTCTGGAACACTGCACCAACAAACATGAACACCAGACCACACCAATCATGCAAAACTGTACCACCTGTGTTTGA